In the Besnoitia besnoiti strain Bb-Ger1 chromosome XII, whole genome shotgun sequence genome, one interval contains:
- a CDS encoding myristoyl CoA:protein N-myristoyltransferase (encoded by transcript BESB_023390) — protein MADLNSLNGSAPAAGAEPQETPPPAADAAAANKRETQSTTVVPGAIDRGALTSKGQLVSLMREMRLANKGALAPLAPHAFWDTQPVPKLNEPKEEGKEGPIETKTLEEVRAEPYKLPDGFVWCECDVQNAEELQEVYELLSQHYVEDDDNLFRFNYSANFLDWALTAPGCHRDWVIGVRVASTKKLVGFITATPSRIHVFSHGIPMAEVNFLCVHKKLRSKRLAPVLIKEITRRVNLRNVWQAVYTAGVVLPTPVAQCRYWHRSLNPKKLIEVGFSGLSERMTISRSIKLYRVKETPSTPGLRPAKKEDVPQIHKLLSNYLKSFKLYCEFTEEEVAHWLLPRDGVIHVYVRANNKGHVTDMTSFYELPSSVIGNQKYKEIKAAYSFYNVATTVPLKDLIDDALCLAKQLDFDVYNALDVMENRSFVEELKFGIGDGFLRYYIYNWRCPEMKHSDVGFVLL, from the exons ATGGCGGACCTCAACAGCCTAAACGGatctgcgccggccgcgggcgccgagccccaggagacgcctccgcctgcagcggacgccgcggcggccaaCAAGAGGGAGACCCAGTCGACTACAGTCGTGCCTGGGGCCATCGACCGAGGCGCGCTCACCTCCAAGGGGCAACTCGTGTCTCTCATGCGAG AGATGCGCCTGGCGAACAaaggcgccctcgcgcctctggcgccgcacGCCTTCTGGGATACGCAGCCGGTCCCTAAGCTCAACGAGCCGAAGGAAGAAGGG AAGGAGGGCCCTATTGAGACGAAAACTCTGGAGGAGGTTCGCGCG GAGCCCTACAAGTTGCCCGACGGGTTCGTTTGGTGCGAGTGCGACGTGCAGAATGCCGAGGAGCTCCAGGAG GTTTATGAGTTGCTTAGCCAGCACTACGTTGAGGACGACGACAATTTGTTTCGATTCAACTATTCGGCGAACTTCTTGGATTGGGCGCTCACGGCCCCGGGCTGCCACCGAGACTGGGTGATTGGCGTGCGCGTAGCCTCTACGAAGAAG CTCGTCGGGTTCATCACCGCTACCCCATCGCGCATCCACGTCTTCTCCCACGGCATTCCAATGGCTGAGGTCAACTTCCTCTGCGTTCACAAGAAGCTGCGATCCAAGCGACTCGCGCCG GTGCTGATTAAGGAAATCACTCGCCGCGTGAACCTGCGGAACGTTTGGCAAGCTGTGTATACAGCTGGAGTCGTGCTGCCGACCCCCGTCGCGCAGTGCCGCTACTGGCATCGGTCTCTGAATCCGAAGAAACTCATCGAAGTCGGATTCAGCGGGCTCAGCGAGCGCATGACCATCAGCAGATCTATCAAGCTCTACCGC GTCAAGGAGACTCCGTCGACGCCAGGGCTACGAcctgcgaagaaggaagatgTTCCGCAGATCCACAAGCTGCTTTCGAATTACTTGAA AAGCTTCAAACTCTACTGCGAGTTCACCGAGGAGGAAGTCGCGCACTGGCTGTTGCCTCGCGACGGCGTCATCCATGTCTACGTGCGGGCGAACAATAAGG gcCACGTGACGGACATGACCTCGTTCTACGAGCTTCCTTCCTCCGTCATCGGCAACCAGAAATACAAGGAAATCAAA GCTGCGTACTCATTCTACAACGTGGCGACCACGGTTCCGCTGAAGGATTTGATCGATGACGCGCTCTGCTTGGCCAAACAGCT CGACTTCGATGTCTACAACGCGCTTGACGTCATGGAGAATCGCTCTTTCGTGGAG GAATTGAAATTCGGCATCGGAGACGGCTTCCTGCGCTACTACATCTACAACTGGAGGTGCCCGGAG atGAAGCACAGCGACGTCGGGTTTGTCTTGCTTTGA
- a CDS encoding hypothetical protein (encoded by transcript BESB_023400), translating into MAPARHLLEKLERAGSARVAVVRSALYLPLFVLSLLPLASLFPPSQAADLPPADQIVPAEQDPPLGGAVRIPFRVNPQYGPRCDAFEGPRQFWSPPATGSHQYWQMTVPPPRTHPPLVDLRAYGTVGMYEALPVRPLFPPAEGRPGLAKVHAPVVHAKPWLELRPDSTNIPAKNINNFYMIGKAAGTVIMWGLREILQQLQTGTPTTAQLTAAVQLVTRSGDLLEQLRNGQQQALSAFNGLLALVAKELPQADLRLFRFWGLAANMPNRPDHPDTLYVHSMEKQRWRLANELLRVLNLIPGETVNARLVDCDHIAFTAYSSDLKEIFPTRAQKKHFCRFSVTGWLIYAARQIYDMANAALSGGDDSVRPLLAEIQNTLKTIQATAAEMKALFPAVEEHLKAVLGGTQQ; encoded by the coding sequence ATGGCGCCTGCTCGCCACCTGCTCGAGAAACTCGAACGAGCTGggagcgcccgcgtcgcggtGGTCCGTAGCGCCCTCTACTTGCCTCTTTTTGttctctcgctgctcccCCTGGCCTCTTTGTTTCCTccgtcgcaggcggcagaccTGCCCCCGGCTGATCAAATTGTGCCCGCTGAGCAAGACCCacccctcggcggcgccgtccgcaTTCCGTTCAGAGTGAACCCGCAGTACGGCCCGCGCTGTGACGCCTTCGAAGGCCCGCGGCAGTTctggtcgccgcccgccaccgGCAGTCACCAGTACTGGCAAATGACCGTCCCGCCGCCGAGAACTCATCCGCCTCTCGTCGATTTGCGGGCTTACGGCACGGTGGGGATGTACGAGGCCCTGCCGGTCAGGCCCCTGTTTCCGCCTGCGGAGGGTCGCCCGGGGCTCGCCAAAGTCCACGCGCCGGTCGTGCATGCCAAGCCATGGCTGGAGCTGCGTCCCGACAGCACGAATATTCCCGCTAAGAATATCAACAATTTTTACATGATCGGAAAGGCCGCCGGAACTGTCATCATGTGGGGTCTGCGGGAaatcctgcagcagctccaaACAGGGACGCCGACCACTGCGCAGCTCACAGCCGCGGTTCAGCTGGTGACGCGGAGCGGGGACTTACTCGAGCAGTTGCGAAacgggcagcagcaggcgctgtcTGCGTTCAACGGCCTGCTGGCCCTCGTGGCCAAGGAACTCCCTCAGGCAGACTTGcgtctcttccgcttctgGGGACTCGCGGCAAACATGCCCAACAGGCCAGACCATCCAGACACCCTCTACGTGCATTCCATGGAGAAGCAGCGCTGGCGCCTGGCGaacgagctgctgcgcgtgctcAACCTGATTCCGGGGGAGACTGTCAACGCCAGGCTGGTTGACTGCGACCACATCGCGTTCACGGCGTACTCGTCCGACCTGAAGGAAATCTTTCCAACccgcgcgcagaagaagcactTTTGCAGGTTCAGCGTGACCGGCTGGCTCATCTATGCGGCGCGCCAGATCTACGACATGGCGAACGCCGCGCTatccggcggcgacgacagcgtCCGGCCTCTGCTCGCAGAGATCCAGAATACCCTCAAAACGATTCAGGCGACAGCTGCCGAGATGAAGGCTCTCTTCCCTGCCGTCGAAGAACATCTCAAAGCTGTGCTTGGCGGAACGCAGCAGTAA
- a CDS encoding PAN domain-containing protein (encoded by transcript BESB_023410), producing the protein MAHLPHAAGARRRTRLLLSRSLPLLLTLCLLPSGALHQGNLFLPAVDAVSPISGGAALSPSRGAQAFRQKFLSSEARALSQAAKGFPEGVSPRPLGSARAAGGIAVAGDAAASSFAMVRARGGDIDSIYACVREGSDSSATTVEAQVEVTSARDCQRACRTRGDCSHAVLNKRERMCYLKTGFWEVKNGDSDVVGVPRSCNSECIWKDKNTSAGDIQPHRVLHSPFECLIWCRTQDACKYFLYNIFDRRCWLKGDDGKAKMHDGAGFLLSTREWCTDDDSDYVPPVGQGWSAGLCMHPQNKKAGGTPVKELADTKNADACQKQCKKLQTCTYFSFDRNSKMCQLFAGPAFEVTQEDGYVAGPRTCTQTCFLEGQRYQKGEIDNKTLYSALDCQVWCGTTPACEFFSYSRATRNCQLFDGTAKSTELVTKNSISGPKAWCS; encoded by the coding sequence ATGGCGCACCTCCCGCACGCCGCAGGTGCCCGTCGTCGAACGAGGCTCCTCCTTTCTCGCTCCTTGCCACTCCTTCTCACGCTCTGCCTGCTGCCCAGTGGCGCACTGCACCAGGGCAATCTCTTCCTTCCCGCAGTCGACGCAGTCTCCCCCATCTCCGGTGGTGCAGCcttgtcgccgtcgcggggtGCTCAGGCATTCCGCCAGAAATTTCTGTCGtcggaggcgcgtgcgctctCGCAAGCTGCCAAGGGATTTCCTGAAGGTGTCtccccgcggccgctggggtctgcccgcgccgccgggggtATTGCCGTCGCCGGTGACGCCGCGGCTTCATCGTTTGCAATGGTtagagcgagaggaggcgataTTGACTCAATCTACGCATGCGTCCGCGAGGGCTCAGATTCGTCTGCAACGACGGTCGAGGCGCAGGTTGAGGTTACATCCGCGAGGGATTGCCAGCGCGCATGCCGCACTCGCGGGGATTGCTCGCATGCTGTGTTGAACAAGCGGGAGAGGATGTGTTACCTCAAAACAGGATTTTGGGAGGTGAAAAATGGAGACAGCGACGTCGTTGGGgtgccgcgcagctgcaatTCGGAATGTATCTGGAAGGATAAGAACACCAGTGCAGGCGACATCCAGCCTCATCGCGTCCTGCACAGCCCCTTCGAGTGCCTCATCTGGTGCCGAACGCAAGACGCGTGCAAGTACTTTCTCTACAACATATTCGATAGGAGGTGCTGGCTCAAGGGAGATGACGGCAAAGCAAAGATGCACGACGGGGCCGGGTTTCTGTTGTCGACGCGGGAATGGTGCACAGATGACGACTCCGACTACGTCCCGCCCGTCGGTCAGGGCTGGTCGGCGGGCTTGTGTATGCACCCACAAAACAAAAAGGCGGGAGGAACGCCGGTGAAGGAACTTGCAGACACCAAGAATGCCGACGCGTGCCAGAAGCAGTGCAAGAAGTTGCAGACCTGCACGTACTTCTCATTCGACCGGAACTCCAAAATGTGTCAGCTTTTCGCCGGACCAGCCTTCGAAGTGACCCAAGAAGACGGCTACGTCGCGGGCCCGCGGACGTGCACGCAGACATGCTTCTTGGAAGGCCAGAGGTACCAGAAAGGCGAGATCGACAACAAAACTCTGTATAGTGCTCTGGATTGCCAGGTCTGGTGCGGCACGACCCCCGCATGCGAGTTTTTCTCATACAGCAGGGCAACCAGAAACTGTCAGCTGTTCGACGGAACTGCGAAAAGCACCGAACTCGTCACCAAAAACTCCATATCTGGACCCAAGGCATGGTGCAGTTGA
- a CDS encoding PAN domain-containing protein (encoded by transcript BESB_023420): MAHLPHAAGARRRTRLLLSRSLPLLLTLCLLPSGALHQGNLFLPAVDAVSPISGGAALSPSLGAQAFRQKFLSSEARALSQAAKGFPEGVSPRPLGSARAAGGIAVAGDAAASSFAMVKAPLKEIVSSFPCLREGTDSAATTVDTRVEVASEWDCQRACRTRDDCSHAVLNKQERKCYLKTGFWEPKSTDKGASIIGMPRSCNSSCFALDASSKAENIQQERAMHSPFECLIWCRSQESCRATVYDVYGKMCHIKASHSDDQRVLRYGGVLTGNQWCNDNDAAYVPPTIVGWKATSCMHPQNSKASGAPFKEIAEVENADMCQKHCKRIETCTYFSYDRVSKVCELFEGDAASNVAEAAGYVSGPRTCNQTCFLDGQKYQKGEISNKAMYSALDCQVICQSTANCEYFSFSSTSRTCYLYDSSAKGTEIATPSSVAGARQWCGTAEAETKT; encoded by the coding sequence ATGGCGCACCTCCCGCACGCCGCAGGTGCCCGTCGTCGAACGAGGCTCCTCCTTTCTCGCTCCTTGCCACTCCTTCTCACGCTCTGCCTGCTGCCCAGTGGCGCACTGCACCAGGGCAATCTCTTCCTTCCCGCAGTCGACGCAGTCTCCCCCATCTCCGGTGGTGCAGCcttgtcgccgtcgctgggTGCTCAGGCATTCCGCCAGAAATTTCTGTCGtcggaggcgcgtgcgctctCGCAAGCTGCCAAGGGATTTCCTGAAGGTGTCtccccgcggccgctggggtctgcccgcgccgccgggggtATTGCCGTCGCCGGTGACGCCGCGGCTTCATCGTTTGCGATGGTGAAAGCGCCCCTGAAAGAAATTGTCTCGAGTTTCCCGTGCCTTCGAGAGGGCACGGATTCTGCCGCAACGACTGTGGACACTCGGGTTGAGGTGGCGTCGGAGTGGGATTGCCAGCGCGCATGCCGCACTCGAGATGATTGCTCGCATGCTGTGTTGAACAAGCAGGAGAGGAAGTGTTACCTAAAGACTGGCTTTTGGGAACCCAAGTCGACAGATAAAGGCGCAAGTATCATTGGAATGCCTCGCAGCTGTAACTCCTCTTGCTTCGCCCTCGACGCGTCTAGCAAGGCAGAGAATATTCAACAGGAGCGCGCCATGCACAGCCCCTTCGAATGCCTCATCTGGTGCCGCTCTCAGGAATCGTGCCGGGCTACTGTCTACGATGTCTACGGAAAAATGTGCCACATCAAGGCAAGTCACTCCGACGACCAGAGAGTACTGCGCTACGGGGGCGTCCTCACTGGGAATCAGTGGTGCAACGACAACGATGCAGCGTACGTTCCGCCCACTATCGTTGGGTGGAAAGCTACCTCGTGTATGCATCCCCAGAACAGTAAAGCCAGCGGAGCGCCCTTCAAGGAAATTGCGGAGGTGGAGAACGCGGACATGTGCCAGAAACATTGCAAGAGAATCGAGACTTGCACGTACTTCTCCTATGACCGCGTGTCGAAAGTCTGCGAGCTCTTCGAGGGTGATGCCGCTTCGAATGtcgcagaagccgcaggcTACGTGTCTGGGCCAAGAACGTGCAACCAGACCTGCTTTTTAGACGGTCAAAAATACCAGAAAGGAGAGATTTCCAATAAGGCAATGTACAGTGCCCTAGACTGTCAAGTCATATGTCAATCGACGGCAAACTGCGAATACTTCTCTTTCTCGAGCACATCCAGAACTTGCTACTTGTACGACAGTTCCGCGAAGGGGACGGAAATCGCCACCCCAAGCTCAGTTGCTGGTGCGAGGCAGTGGTGCGGCAcggcagaggcagagacgaagacaTGA